A region from the Paenarthrobacter aurescens genome encodes:
- a CDS encoding helix-turn-helix transcriptional regulator, protein MGQSAEFGKFLKVMRARLSPEDAGAQESSGARRVPGLRREEVARLSGVSTDYYTRLEQGRNIHPSKAVLDSVARALRLDAGEQAHMMDLLEHCASSAASPGPVQKVRPALRQLLDAVGDVPAMVLGRRADVLAGNRMAHLLFTDFASLPAPERNLTRWIILDPLAGALFKDWKTVAAEAVGALRMDVGRHPNDPQTNQLVGELAVHSEHFRQWWAGHKVASRSAGTVRLHHPVVGDLELNFETLSLPDDPDQMLRIYSAKAGSPSSDALTLLNFGDVAAGPVNAPEPARRDGSQ, encoded by the coding sequence ATGGGTCAAAGCGCCGAGTTCGGCAAGTTCCTCAAAGTCATGCGTGCCCGCCTCTCGCCCGAGGACGCCGGAGCGCAGGAGTCCAGCGGGGCGCGCAGGGTGCCCGGGCTCCGGCGTGAAGAAGTTGCCCGGCTCTCCGGGGTGAGCACCGATTACTACACGCGGCTCGAGCAGGGCCGCAACATCCACCCCTCCAAAGCCGTACTAGACTCCGTGGCCCGCGCACTGCGCCTGGACGCAGGGGAGCAAGCACACATGATGGACCTGCTGGAGCACTGCGCAAGCTCCGCAGCCAGCCCCGGCCCGGTGCAAAAGGTGAGGCCGGCCCTCCGGCAGTTGCTGGACGCCGTGGGTGATGTCCCGGCCATGGTGCTGGGGCGGCGTGCGGACGTACTGGCCGGAAACCGGATGGCACACCTGCTCTTCACCGATTTCGCATCGCTGCCGGCCCCGGAACGGAACCTGACGCGCTGGATCATCCTGGACCCCTTGGCCGGGGCACTTTTCAAAGATTGGAAGACCGTGGCCGCTGAAGCCGTGGGTGCCCTGCGCATGGATGTGGGCCGGCACCCCAACGATCCCCAAACCAACCAACTGGTGGGAGAGCTCGCCGTGCACAGCGAGCATTTCCGGCAGTGGTGGGCGGGACACAAAGTGGCCTCCCGGTCCGCGGGCACCGTCCGGCTGCACCACCCGGTGGTGGGCGATCTTGAACTGAACTTTGAAACGCTCAGTCTCCCGGACGACCCCGACCAGATGCTGAGGATCTATTCCGCGAAAGCCGGCTCGCCGTCGTCGGACGCTTTGACGCTGCTGAACTTCGGAGATGTAGCCGCCGGGCCCGTCAACGCACCCGAACCTGCCCGCCGGGACGGCAGTCAATGA
- a CDS encoding dodecin: MAGHTYSVSEIVGTSTEGVDDAIKNGIATASQTLRNLDWFEVKEIRGHLEDGAVADWQVTIKLGFRLER; encoded by the coding sequence ATGGCTGGCCACACATATAGCGTTTCCGAAATTGTAGGAACTTCCACAGAGGGCGTTGACGACGCGATCAAGAACGGCATCGCAACAGCCTCCCAAACCCTGCGGAACCTGGACTGGTTTGAGGTCAAGGAAATCCGCGGACACCTCGAGGACGGCGCCGTGGCCGACTGGCAGGTCACCATCAAGCTCGGTTTCCGCCTGGAGCGCTAA
- a CDS encoding SDR family oxidoreductase, translated as MSDAPFSPQTAIVTGSDSGIGKATAVALAKAGMDVGITWHSDQQGAEETAKEVRGLGRKAVVRQLDTTDVRGTATAIEQLAEELGGVDVFVNNSGTGDGTKFLELDYDTWMSTLDTNLNGAFVAMQTAARRMVKAGRGGRIIAVTSVHEFQPRVGASAYDASKHGLGGLIKTMALELAEHGITANSVAPGEIATPMTGQEDEDPRQKERPGVPVGRPGDAREVAAVIAFLASPDSSYVNGASWPVDGGMLQMGPQAGSHITSNDWRES; from the coding sequence ATGAGCGACGCACCATTTTCCCCGCAGACCGCCATCGTCACGGGATCGGATTCAGGGATCGGAAAAGCAACTGCCGTGGCTTTGGCCAAGGCGGGTATGGACGTGGGGATCACCTGGCACTCGGACCAGCAGGGCGCTGAGGAAACGGCCAAGGAGGTCCGCGGCCTGGGACGGAAAGCAGTGGTCCGCCAGCTGGACACCACCGATGTCCGGGGAACAGCCACGGCCATAGAGCAGCTGGCTGAGGAACTTGGCGGTGTGGACGTCTTCGTCAACAATTCCGGAACGGGAGATGGCACCAAGTTCCTGGAATTGGACTACGACACCTGGATGTCCACCCTGGACACCAACCTCAACGGCGCTTTCGTTGCCATGCAAACGGCCGCCAGGCGCATGGTGAAAGCCGGCCGCGGCGGGCGGATCATCGCCGTCACCAGCGTCCACGAGTTCCAGCCGCGCGTTGGCGCCTCGGCTTATGACGCTTCCAAGCACGGCCTGGGCGGGCTTATCAAGACCATGGCCTTGGAACTCGCTGAGCACGGAATCACGGCGAACAGCGTGGCGCCGGGCGAAATTGCCACTCCCATGACGGGCCAGGAAGATGAGGACCCCAGGCAGAAGGAACGCCCCGGAGTTCCGGTGGGCCGCCCCGGCGATGCCCGGGAAGTCGCCGCCGTTATCGCCTTCCTGGCGTCACCGGATTCCAGTTACGTGAACGGCGCTTCGTGGCCGGTGGACGGCGGAATGCTGCAAATGGGACCGCAGGCAGGCTCGCACATCACCAGCAACGACTGGCGCGAAAGCTAG
- a CDS encoding universal stress protein, with protein sequence MSEVIVVGVDSSETAKRAAVAAAKLATALGAELHVISGFSDDRIEEFGSGSDRITVSSADSAEYVARKVSEELDVPAGNIKYFAARGTPANALINYAETNNASLIVVGNKRMKGLGRVLGSIANSVAHGAPCDVYIVNTDVEA encoded by the coding sequence ATGTCAGAAGTTATTGTGGTCGGCGTTGACAGCAGCGAGACCGCCAAGCGGGCAGCAGTGGCAGCAGCGAAGCTAGCCACTGCGCTCGGCGCAGAACTGCACGTGATCAGCGGCTTCTCCGATGACCGCATTGAAGAATTCGGCAGCGGCAGCGATCGCATCACCGTCTCCTCGGCGGACTCCGCCGAGTATGTGGCCCGCAAGGTCTCTGAAGAACTGGACGTTCCCGCCGGCAACATCAAGTACTTCGCAGCCCGCGGCACCCCGGCCAACGCCCTCATCAACTACGCCGAGACCAACAACGCCTCACTGATTGTTGTGGGTAACAAGCGCATGAAGGGCCTTGGCCGTGTCCTGGGCAGCATCGCCAACAGCGTGGCGCACGGCGCTCCGTGCGACGTGTACATCGTGAACACCGACGTCGAGGCGTAG
- a CDS encoding pectinesterase family protein encodes MRDAQKLNIRRRSLLTAGLAAGTLASAGLFSPAMAAPATDGAPSGVDPHGWDEAGLPVNRGSGGSWTPAPEGFAGVASHGRDGTTGGAGGRLVHARTPEELRAFAKSPEALVVILHGTLEFIQYEKLTVTSNKSFLGAGAGVAVVNAGFKLVNVANIVFRNFTLRDSYIPGDFVGKRPDNDRDGIQMDTSTHVWVDHMHFTRLGDGLVDIRKDCDNVTLSWNVFSDHNKALGEGWTQNVITRVTLHHNWIRNTHQRNASLDNTAASHVYNNYLENISSYGMLGRNAALLLVEGNYFRDVRNPLHHQGPGGALVARDNVFEDCTGNTGQERGSAFHVPYSYDLTPTKAVPALVRAFGGPLAGTEPALRDVITVALDGTGDFASIRAAVGAIPANNPRAVTVLLQPGIYHEPAVIWGDRRNITLAGATGNAEDVILTNSEGVTLLVAADGSALRDLTVTSDTPQSGHVLLVTGIGVSRTNVAVLNGTSG; translated from the coding sequence ATGCGGGACGCACAGAAGCTGAACATCCGACGCCGGTCCCTCCTCACCGCTGGACTGGCGGCTGGCACTCTGGCCTCCGCCGGCCTCTTCAGCCCGGCAATGGCGGCACCGGCAACTGACGGTGCCCCGTCCGGCGTCGATCCCCACGGCTGGGACGAAGCCGGGCTGCCGGTGAACCGCGGAAGCGGCGGTTCCTGGACGCCGGCACCCGAGGGTTTCGCCGGCGTCGCATCCCACGGCCGTGACGGTACCACCGGTGGAGCGGGCGGCCGGCTGGTCCATGCCCGCACGCCGGAGGAGCTCCGCGCCTTCGCGAAAAGCCCTGAAGCGCTGGTGGTGATCCTGCACGGCACCTTGGAGTTCATTCAGTACGAGAAACTGACGGTGACCTCCAACAAGTCCTTCCTCGGCGCCGGCGCTGGGGTTGCAGTGGTCAATGCCGGCTTCAAGCTGGTCAACGTGGCCAACATCGTGTTCCGCAACTTCACACTCCGGGATTCCTACATTCCCGGCGACTTTGTGGGAAAACGCCCTGACAATGACAGGGACGGGATCCAAATGGACACCAGCACCCACGTCTGGGTTGACCATATGCACTTCACCCGGCTGGGCGACGGCCTGGTGGATATCCGGAAGGACTGCGACAACGTCACGCTGTCCTGGAACGTCTTTTCAGACCACAACAAGGCCCTCGGAGAGGGTTGGACCCAGAACGTTATTACCCGGGTGACGCTGCATCACAACTGGATCCGGAACACGCACCAGCGCAACGCCAGCCTGGACAATACGGCCGCCTCGCATGTTTACAACAACTACCTGGAGAACATTTCCAGCTATGGCATGCTCGGGCGGAACGCTGCCTTGCTGCTGGTGGAGGGCAATTACTTCCGGGACGTCCGGAACCCGCTTCACCACCAAGGGCCCGGCGGTGCGCTGGTAGCCCGGGACAATGTTTTCGAGGACTGCACCGGGAACACCGGCCAGGAACGGGGCTCAGCCTTCCACGTTCCCTACTCCTATGACCTGACCCCCACCAAGGCCGTTCCGGCGCTGGTACGTGCCTTCGGCGGGCCCTTGGCCGGGACCGAGCCGGCGCTCCGGGACGTCATCACCGTGGCATTGGACGGAACGGGCGATTTTGCCAGCATCCGGGCGGCCGTTGGCGCAATCCCTGCGAATAACCCACGAGCTGTCACAGTGCTGCTGCAACCGGGGATTTACCACGAGCCCGCGGTGATATGGGGCGACCGCCGGAACATCACACTGGCCGGGGCAACGGGAAATGCGGAGGATGTCATCCTGACCAACAGCGAAGGCGTCACCCTGCTGGTGGCTGCGGACGGTTCTGCCTTGCGGGACCTCACTGTCACCTCCGATACCCCTCAGTCCGGGCACGTCCTGCTGGTCACAGGCATCGGAGTGAGCCGTACCAACGTGGCGGTGCTGAACGGTACGTCGGGGTAA